CGGTCGCTGATCGAAGCGGGAGAGGTGGTCACTGTCGAGCTCCCGGGCGATACGCCGCGCTACGAGCTCGCCCACGCGCATCACCACCATCACTTCCGCTGCCGCGTGTGTGAGCGCGTCTTCGAGGTTGAGGGGTGCCCGGGTGACCTGGCGGCGCTTGCCCCGATGGGCTTCTCGGTCGACGGGCACGAGGTGGTGCTGTACGGGCGGTGCGTGGGGTGCGTGGCATGATCGGCAGCCCCACCATCTGGCTCACCAGCCTCGTGGCCGTCGGCGTCGCCAGTGCCATCCCGCTGGCGGCCACCTGGTGGCTCGCCTCGCGCCCGGCGACGACCGCCACCTGGATTCCGCGCCTCATCTTCATCGCCGCCGGGGCGCTCCTCGGCGCGGCGCTCTTCCACCTGGTCCCCGAGGCGCTGGCGGACGACTCCCCGGTGCGGGTGGTCGCCCTGGTCGCCCTCGGCGTCGTCGCGCTCGCGCTCATGGAGCGCGCGATCCACGCCCTCGAGCGCCCGGTGGCCGGCGCCCCGCTCGACGTGCACGATCCGCACGGGCAC
Above is a window of Gemmatimonadetes bacterium SCN 70-22 DNA encoding:
- a CDS encoding transcriptional repressor yields the protein MASERNTRQRAAVRRALEAHGMPMRAQEVRDAAARDVPAIGLATVYRALRSLIEAGEVVTVELPGDTPRYELAHAHHHHHFRCRVCERVFEVEGCPGDLAALAPMGFSVDGHEVVLYGRCVGCVA